A region from the Candidatus Thermoplasmatota archaeon genome encodes:
- the nrdR gene encoding transcriptional regulator NrdR, whose product MNCPYCNHIESKVTDSRDTGKYSIRRRRECLKCGKRFTTYESIEMEPLYVIKKDGRREKFDRNKIKNGIMKALEKRPISHEKIDEIVDSIEEKIRRCGKEEVETSLIGEYVMETLKQVDHVGYIRFASVYRSFTDVNSFEKEVKNLMKQTTKKEK is encoded by the coding sequence ATGAACTGTCCATACTGCAACCACATTGAATCCAAAGTCACAGACTCAAGAGACACAGGAAAATACTCAATACGCAGACGACGAGAATGCCTGAAATGCGGCAAAAGATTCACAACCTATGAATCCATTGAAATGGAACCACTTTACGTAATAAAAAAAGACGGACGACGAGAAAAATTCGATAGAAATAAAATCAAAAACGGCATAATGAAAGCCCTCGAAAAACGCCCAATAAGCCACGAAAAAATAGACGAAATAGTCGACTCAATAGAAGAAAAAATAAGACGCTGCGGAAAAGAAGAAGTCGAAACATCACTCATAGGGGAGTATGTGATGGAAACACTAAAACAAGTTGACCATGTCGGATACATAAGATTCGCATCAGTATATAGATCATTTACCGATGTTAACTCATTCGAAAAAGAGGTTAAAAACTTAATGAAACAAACAACAAAAAAGGAGAAATAA